ACGTCTACATGGTCTATTCGGGCATGCCCCAGTGGGCCGATTTGAAAGAGGACGGCCTCTACATATTCGGCCACACCTTGTACCACAAAACCCTGAACTGGAAGGTAAACGCCGGGCTTTCAAGAGAGGATTTCGAAAAAGTGTTCAACAAGAAGTTTCCTAAAGCCGAGAATCCCCCTGATTTTCAAACCTCCCTGTCCTATGGTGCCGGCGTGCTCCTGGGTAAATTCATTGAAAAGGCCAATTCTTTGAGCGGGCCGGCTCTCAAGAAGGCGGCTCTCGAGCTTTCTAAAAAGGTGACAGTGATGACCGGGCCCTATGAGATCGACGAATCAGGCAAACAACTCCAGATGCCCTTTATCGTGACCCAGATCCAGAAAGAAAACGGGAAACAAAAAATGGTCCTTGTTTACCCCGAAGCGGTGGCTACGGCCAAACCTATCTATCCTATTCCGGGCTGGAATGACCGGTAAAGGGAGTCCTGTTGAAAGGGCCGCTGAATCGGAGGTGATACAGAGGCGGCTTTATTAAATCGACAATCATGCCCTGAACTCGCACCTGGGGGGAAACGGATATTATTCGTTTCCCCCCACAATGATTCCAATCGAGAGGCAATGATTAAATGACCATCCTAGATGAAAGAACCACATATGTTCTGGCTGATCTGACCCGTTCGATCCGCCTCAATGACATCCCCCAAGAGGTTGTCCGGAAGGCCAAGGAACTCATTCTGGATTCCATGGCCTGTATCCTAGGGGGGGTAAATATGGAACAGGGGAAAAAGATGCTTGCCCTTTACGGTTCCATGGGAGGCGTTCCTGAGGTGTCCATCTACGGGACGCGGGAAAAGATGCCCCTTCTCAATGCTGTCAGCGTAAACGCTTATCTTTCAACCGTTCTCGATTTCGACGACACCTACGACGGCCATCCCGGGTCGACCATCGTCCCGGTGGCCTTGAGCATGGGTGAGCACCATGATGTAAGCGGCAGACTTTTCCTGGAATCCGTCCTGGCCGGATATGAAATCGGGATCCGGGTTTCCAATGGGATCAAACCGACCCCTGAACGAACCAAACGGGTGCGGGGCATCAATACCTGGCAGATCTTCTGCGCCGCGGCGACGGCCGCAAAACTTCTGGGTCTTGACCGGGACCTGACGGCCCACGCATACGGTCATGCAGCTCTTCATGCCCCTGTGCCGACTCTAAGGAAGTGGGGATTTATCGACGGTAAGATACAATGGTTAAAAAATAATTTCGGATGGACATCCTATGGAGGCGTTCTATCTGCCCTGCTGGCCCAAATGGGCTTTCTCGCGGACACGACCATTATGGACGGTGAGGACGGCTTCTGGATTATGGCATCTTCGGACCGGTGCAATTTCGAGGCCCTGAGGGAACCTTTAAACACCTGGTACACTTTGATGGTCCACACCAAACCCTACACGGCATGCCGCCATATCCATCCCACGCTGGATGCCGTTTCCGCGATCTTGGCCGAGAAAAAACTTTCCCCTGAGGATGTCGAGGCCATTGAAGTGTGGACCTTTTTCGAAGTCGTGGAAAATTACGGATTCCTGCCCTCCATACCCTTCGATGTTCCTTTCAGCGCCCCTTTCCTGATATCGCTGCTGATTCACGGGATCCCCACCGGGACTGAATGGTTCAATGGGACCTACCTAACGCAAAAATCCATCCTGGAGACAGCCCGGAAGGTCACCTTGAGGGAATGGGAGGAGGCAAGCAAGGCCTACCCTCTGGTCAAAAGGGAGTTAATGTCCCGAGTTGAAATCAAGACCAAGGCAGGCGATCTTGCCAACAGGACAATAAGGGTGCCTAAAGGGGATCCCCGGAATCCCATGTCGGATGTGCAATTGAAACAGAAATTTTTCACCCTGGCAGAACCTCTTATCGGAAAAGAACGATGCGAGGATGTATACAAGAAAGTGATGCGTATTGAGGACCTGGAAAGCATACGGGCCCTTACAAATCTGCTGGTCCCATAATCCTACCAAGTTAGTGTCCATTCATAAAGCAGGCAATTTTATTCAAGGTCAAGCCTCCGGCCCGTAAGGCCTACGCCCCGGAGGGGAAGGAGAATATTTTATTAGGATGCCAAGCGGCAGAGGCACCATGCATTGAAGTATTTCGAGGATTAAAATTTGTCCGCCCGGTAGCGACGACTCCCCACCCAACGGGTGGGTCCCCGGTTTGAGCCTGGCCCGAGAGATTGAGGAAAAGGGCCATTTATGGATGGGTACTAGTCGACAACGTCCCCCTTTTTGAACAGATTGAACGTCTGCCCCGGCAGGAAGTCGAAAGACTTGACCAGGAGATATCCCGCACGCTTCATTTCCTGCAAGATGACCTCAACGGGCGTGTGATGCTTGAATAACCTGACAAAACCAAATCCGCCCCCGGGAGCGTGGTCAATGATCGCTACCCTCCCATCCGGTTTCAAGGCCCTCTTGAGATTGCGGAAAAACTCCACCGGTTCGGGCAAATGATGAAAGACATTCCTGGCGAAGACAAGGTCAAGAGAGGCTTCAGGCAGGCCTGTCTCAGATCCTTTTGCCACCAGGAAATAAATGTTATTCAATCCTTCCTGTTCAGCCCTGCGCCTTATGAAGTCCAGGTACTGCGGCTTGGTATCGACGGCGTAAACTTTCCCGGTCTCGCCCACTTTCCCGGCGAACTTGAGCGTGAAGTATCCGCCTCCCGAACCGATATCAGCAACGACGTATCCTGGCTGGACCTGAAGACTCTCGACAATCTTTTCCGGCATGTTTCCGGGCGAAGATGCTTCCCTGTTCAACATTTTCAAGAAAAATGAGGTGAACATCCAGCGACCCCCTATCATGTGCTGTCCGTGCTCCGTGACTCGTTGCGCGTAACCCCCACAAAAATCCTTCGAAGTCTCCGAAGCACGGATATTGCGTCCTTTATTTCCTCTCCATCGATATCTATCCCCAGCCCTTCCAGGAAATGCGCCTCCGTACGTCTCATCGCCTCGATCAGGGTTTCCCCCCGCCGGGTCAGGCGCACGATACCGGAGCGTTTATGCGCCGGGTTGGCGGTCGTCTCCACGTAGCCTTCTTCCTGGAGCCGGTTTACCAGCGCCTGGATGTACTGCCGGGAAACCGGCCGCGCCCGGGCCATCTGGGGCACAGTTTGCGGTCCAAGGCGGTCAAGGCCCCTGAGGATGCCGCGCATTGCGGCCGTAAGCCCCGTACCCGAGTGAATACGGGCCGCAATGACTCGCAAAAGATGATACAGGGCCACAACTTCATCGACAAGAACCTCAATGGCCGGCTCTTCATGTTGTCGGTCTTTCATGACAATTATATTGTCATAATGACAATATAATTGTCAAGCAAATCTCACCGGACCATCCCTCGGAGGCCGATGGTTGGCCTGGGAAGCGATCTTCCACAAGGCGTCTCCACATCTTGCATTTTTCAATGTGGCCTTGACATCTATTTCCGCCAGTATCCCGAATTCTTCCGCAGCCAAGGCTTCCTTTACTTTGGCCACCGCTTCATCGAAGCTTCCCC
The DNA window shown above is from Deltaproteobacteria bacterium and carries:
- a CDS encoding MmgE/PrpD family protein codes for the protein MTILDERTTYVLADLTRSIRLNDIPQEVVRKAKELILDSMACILGGVNMEQGKKMLALYGSMGGVPEVSIYGTREKMPLLNAVSVNAYLSTVLDFDDTYDGHPGSTIVPVALSMGEHHDVSGRLFLESVLAGYEIGIRVSNGIKPTPERTKRVRGINTWQIFCAAATAAKLLGLDRDLTAHAYGHAALHAPVPTLRKWGFIDGKIQWLKNNFGWTSYGGVLSALLAQMGFLADTTIMDGEDGFWIMASSDRCNFEALREPLNTWYTLMVHTKPYTACRHIHPTLDAVSAILAEKKLSPEDVEAIEVWTFFEVVENYGFLPSIPFDVPFSAPFLISLLIHGIPTGTEWFNGTYLTQKSILETARKVTLREWEEASKAYPLVKRELMSRVEIKTKAGDLANRTIRVPKGDPRNPMSDVQLKQKFFTLAEPLIGKERCEDVYKKVMRIEDLESIRALTNLLVP
- a CDS encoding class I SAM-dependent methyltransferase — encoded protein: MFTSFFLKMLNREASSPGNMPEKIVESLQVQPGYVVADIGSGGGYFTLKFAGKVGETGKVYAVDTKPQYLDFIRRRAEQEGLNNIYFLVAKGSETGLPEASLDLVFARNVFHHLPEPVEFFRNLKRALKPDGRVAIIDHAPGGGFGFVRLFKHHTPVEVILQEMKRAGYLLVKSFDFLPGQTFNLFKKGDVVD
- a CDS encoding MarR family transcriptional regulator, which produces MKDRQHEEPAIEVLVDEVVALYHLLRVIAARIHSGTGLTAAMRGILRGLDRLGPQTVPQMARARPVSRQYIQALVNRLQEEGYVETTANPAHKRSGIVRLTRRGETLIEAMRRTEAHFLEGLGIDIDGEEIKDAISVLRRLRRIFVGVTRNESRSTDST